Proteins encoded by one window of Chryseobacterium foetidum:
- a CDS encoding type II toxin-antitoxin system RelE/ParE family toxin, whose product MEFSFKFLPIAEENIEVATDYYAGISMKVLKSFNKQLDLSISRILINPYFQKRYKDVTALPLRKFPYIIFYEVDETEKMIYILSVFCTHQNPEKYPKI is encoded by the coding sequence ATAGAATTTAGCTTTAAATTTCTCCCTATTGCAGAAGAAAATATTGAGGTTGCTACAGATTATTATGCTGGGATTTCAATGAAGGTTTTGAAAAGTTTTAATAAACAGTTAGATCTTTCCATCAGCAGAATTTTAATTAATCCATATTTTCAAAAACGATATAAAGATGTCACAGCTTTACCGTTGCGAAAATTTCCCTACATCATTTTCTATGAAGTCGACGAGACAGAAAAAATGATTTATATCCTTTCCGTTTTTTGCACCCATCAAAATCCGGAAAAATATCCTAAAATCTAA
- a CDS encoding DUF2683 family protein has product MSTITIHLKDKEEETLIQNLLQKMKISFEKEEDDFDLTEEMIEAIERGLQQDKSTAVDGRESLKRIRAKYRI; this is encoded by the coding sequence ATGAGTACAATTACAATACATCTTAAGGATAAAGAAGAGGAAACTCTAATTCAAAATCTTTTACAGAAAATGAAAATCAGTTTTGAGAAAGAGGAAGATGATTTTGATTTGACTGAGGAAATGATTGAAGCCATTGAGAGAGGCTTACAGCAAGATAAATCTACAGCTGTCGATGGCAGAGAGTCTTTGAAAAGAATCAGAGCTAAATATAGAATTTAG
- the pgi gene encoding glucose-6-phosphate isomerase → MLSKINPTQTNSWISLDEHFGDNDFELRSLFQYNSNRFEEFSIKKENYIFDYSKNLIDSRTKELLLNLAVECQLRDAINKMFSGDRINETEGRAVLHTALRDFSDKEILVDGENIKPQIKRVLDHMKSFSENVISGNHKGFSGKEITDVVNIGIGGSDLGPVMVVSALKHFKTRLNVHFVSNVDGNHIAEVVKNLNPETTLFIIASKTFTTQETMTNANSAKDWFLKAGKQEDVAKHFVALSTNVQSVKDFGIAEENIFEFWDWVGGRYSLWSAIGLSIVLAVGYDNFEQLLKGAENTDQHFQTADFSENVPVLMGLLGIWYRNFYAATTHAILPYSQYLDRFAAYLQQGDMESNGKCVDRNGEFVEYETGPIIWGEPGTNGQHAFYQLIHQGTELIPADFIAYAKSPNEVSDHQDKLLANFFAQTEALAFGKNEEEVEAELKASGKSQEEIDFLLNYKVFHGNTPTNSLLIKELTPFSLGQLIALYEHKIFVQGVIWNIFSFDQFGVELGKVLANKILPELENSEAINSHDSSTNGLINYYKSNK, encoded by the coding sequence ATGCTATCTAAAATAAATCCTACACAAACCAACAGCTGGATATCTCTTGATGAACATTTTGGCGATAACGACTTCGAGTTGAGAAGTCTTTTTCAGTACAATTCGAACCGTTTTGAAGAGTTTTCTATCAAAAAGGAAAATTATATTTTCGATTACTCTAAAAATCTAATTGATTCAAGAACGAAAGAATTATTATTAAATCTTGCGGTAGAATGTCAGTTGCGTGATGCTATTAACAAGATGTTTTCGGGTGACAGAATCAACGAAACAGAAGGTAGAGCGGTTCTTCACACGGCTTTGAGGGATTTTTCGGATAAAGAAATTTTGGTAGACGGGGAAAATATTAAACCTCAAATCAAAAGAGTTTTGGATCACATGAAATCTTTTTCTGAAAACGTAATTTCAGGAAATCACAAAGGTTTCAGCGGAAAAGAAATTACCGATGTGGTAAATATCGGAATTGGTGGTTCAGATTTGGGGCCCGTGATGGTAGTTTCGGCTTTGAAGCATTTTAAAACAAGATTAAACGTTCATTTTGTTTCGAATGTAGACGGAAATCATATCGCTGAAGTAGTAAAAAACTTAAATCCTGAAACAACTTTATTCATCATTGCTTCAAAAACATTTACGACGCAGGAGACAATGACGAATGCTAATTCTGCTAAAGACTGGTTTTTAAAAGCTGGAAAACAGGAAGATGTAGCAAAGCATTTTGTGGCTTTATCAACTAACGTTCAGTCAGTTAAAGACTTTGGAATTGCAGAAGAAAACATCTTCGAATTCTGGGATTGGGTTGGCGGAAGATATTCTCTGTGGAGTGCTATTGGTTTAAGCATTGTACTTGCCGTAGGATATGACAATTTTGAGCAATTATTAAAGGGTGCTGAAAATACAGATCAGCATTTCCAGACAGCTGATTTTTCTGAAAACGTTCCTGTTTTAATGGGACTTTTAGGAATCTGGTACCGCAATTTTTATGCAGCAACCACTCATGCTATTTTGCCTTACTCACAATACCTTGACCGTTTTGCAGCCTATCTTCAGCAGGGAGATATGGAAAGCAACGGAAAATGTGTTGACAGAAACGGAGAATTTGTTGAGTATGAGACAGGTCCAATCATTTGGGGTGAGCCTGGAACAAATGGGCAGCATGCTTTCTATCAGCTGATTCATCAGGGAACAGAATTGATTCCTGCCGATTTTATTGCGTATGCGAAAAGTCCAAATGAAGTTTCTGATCATCAGGATAAATTATTAGCAAACTTTTTTGCCCAGACTGAAGCTTTGGCTTTTGGTAAAAATGAAGAAGAAGTTGAAGCAGAATTAAAAGCTTCAGGGAAATCTCAGGAAGAAATTGACTTCTTGTTAAATTATAAAGTCTTCCACGGAAATACCCCTACGAACTCATTATTAATTAAAGAATTAACCCCTTTTTCTTTGGGTCAGCTGATCGCATTGTATGAACATAAGATATTTGTACAAGGTGTCATTTGGAATATTTTCAGTTTTGATCAGTTTGGAGTGGAATTAGGGAAAGTTTTAGCGAATAAAATCTTACCTGAATTGGAAAATAGTGAAGCAATTAATTCTCACGACAGTTCTACGAATGGGTTGATTAATTATTATAAATCAAATAAATAA
- a CDS encoding glycoside hydrolase family 125 protein, which translates to MLSRRTFIKKSSLGLGLFAIPNSATFLFDNDFISKRPKVSERKFTSTTVENTIKTIKKSIADPELSWMFENCFPNTLDTTVKFYQKKNRPFTYVITGDIDAMWLRDSSAQVYPYLSLANEDEKLKNLLKGVINKQIECVLLDPYANAFFDDASKISEWKDDLTEMKAGIHERKWEVDSLCYVIRLSYNYWKTTGDSSVFDDEWKKAMLLILKTFKEQQRKDSKGPYKFQRVNGNPLDTQFAGGYGNPTKKIGLIHSMVRPSDDAVFYPFLVSSNMFAVVSLRETAEIFSKILKDENSSIQFKNLAKEVDEAIQKYAVLNHPTAGKIYALEIDGFGNALFMDDANVPNLLSIPYLGYASKDDEVYRNTRKFSLSVANPWFSEGKFAKGIGGPHIGEHKIWPLGLIMQALTTDDDEEIISVLKMLKATHAGTGFIHESFDVDNPKDFTRSWFAWANTLFGELILHLHKTKPEILKRKF; encoded by the coding sequence ATGCTAAGCAGAAGAACATTCATCAAAAAATCATCTCTCGGATTAGGCTTATTTGCAATACCAAATTCTGCAACTTTTTTATTTGATAACGATTTTATATCGAAAAGACCAAAAGTAAGTGAAAGAAAGTTCACATCAACTACCGTTGAAAACACAATTAAAACCATCAAAAAATCTATCGCTGATCCTGAATTGTCTTGGATGTTTGAGAATTGCTTCCCTAACACTTTAGATACAACGGTAAAATTTTATCAGAAAAAAAATAGACCTTTTACATATGTGATCACCGGAGACATCGATGCGATGTGGCTTCGGGATTCTTCGGCGCAGGTTTATCCCTATTTAAGTTTAGCTAATGAGGATGAAAAACTCAAAAATTTATTGAAAGGTGTTATTAATAAACAGATTGAATGTGTTCTGCTGGATCCTTACGCTAATGCATTTTTTGATGATGCAAGTAAGATCAGCGAATGGAAAGATGATTTAACGGAAATGAAAGCCGGAATTCACGAGCGGAAATGGGAAGTCGACTCTCTCTGTTATGTGATCCGACTTTCTTACAATTACTGGAAAACGACGGGCGATTCATCTGTTTTTGATGATGAATGGAAAAAAGCAATGCTTTTAATTCTGAAAACATTTAAAGAACAGCAAAGAAAAGATTCGAAAGGACCATATAAATTTCAGCGGGTGAATGGAAATCCTTTAGATACACAATTTGCAGGTGGCTACGGAAATCCGACAAAGAAAATCGGTCTGATACATTCAATGGTCCGACCTTCGGACGATGCTGTTTTTTATCCGTTTTTGGTTTCATCAAATATGTTTGCGGTGGTTTCTCTAAGGGAGACGGCAGAGATTTTCTCTAAGATATTAAAGGATGAAAATTCTTCCATTCAATTTAAAAATTTAGCAAAGGAAGTAGATGAAGCCATTCAGAAATATGCGGTTTTAAACCATCCCACCGCAGGAAAAATTTATGCTTTAGAAATCGACGGCTTCGGAAATGCTCTGTTTATGGATGATGCGAATGTTCCGAATCTTTTATCAATTCCTTATTTGGGTTATGCTTCAAAAGATGACGAGGTTTATAGAAATACGAGGAAATTTTCTTTAAGCGTAGCCAATCCGTGGTTCAGTGAAGGGAAATTTGCGAAAGGAATTGGCGGTCCGCACATTGGCGAACACAAAATCTGGCCTTTGGGTTTGATTATGCAGGCTTTGACAACTGATGATGACGAAGAAATCATTTCAGTTTTAAAAATGCTGAAAGCCACTCACGCAGGAACCGGATTTATCCACGAATCTTTCGATGTAGACAATCCAAAAGATTTTACGAGATCGTGGTTTGCATGGGCCAACACGCTTTTTGGTGAATTGATTCTTCACCTTCACAAAACAAAACCCGAAATCCTGAAACGAAAGTTTTAA
- a CDS encoding DUF4349 domain-containing protein, with protein MKTTYIKLSFATALLLGIYSCKKGEATVSDYEVSANADSAAIAKDISSVATMKVKDKQFIKTAEVNMEVKDVYEATTSMEKSVQELGGFVTHSNLQSNVVSEETFNTSNEEAMLVKKYQTENKMQVRVPTENLGEFLTLINNKKLFLNSRIINAEDVTANIKYAEMEGKRIKKTEENISKLKANKDKVTLDNENMSDGNLQQLANMDVSDNLKYSTVDIYIKEPKLRIAEIVVTNTKSIDNKYKFNFLYDVKNAFVEGFYLIQKLLVGLVTIWPIILIAGIGFYFYRKNKSNNRIQQTKEHNSAS; from the coding sequence ATGAAAACGACTTACATTAAATTAAGCTTCGCAACTGCCCTTTTACTGGGAATTTATTCATGCAAAAAAGGAGAAGCAACGGTAAGTGACTATGAAGTTTCCGCAAATGCAGATTCTGCTGCTATTGCTAAAGATATTTCCTCTGTAGCAACCATGAAAGTGAAAGACAAACAGTTCATCAAAACTGCTGAAGTCAACATGGAAGTTAAAGATGTTTATGAAGCCACAACCTCAATGGAAAAATCGGTTCAGGAACTTGGCGGATTCGTTACGCACAGCAATCTTCAGAGCAATGTGGTTTCTGAAGAGACTTTTAACACCTCAAACGAAGAGGCTATGCTGGTAAAAAAATACCAGACCGAAAACAAAATGCAGGTTCGCGTGCCTACAGAAAATCTGGGTGAATTTTTGACTTTAATCAACAACAAAAAACTGTTCCTTAATTCAAGAATAATCAATGCAGAAGACGTGACCGCCAACATAAAATATGCGGAAATGGAAGGCAAAAGAATCAAGAAAACAGAAGAAAATATTTCAAAACTCAAGGCAAATAAAGACAAGGTTACTTTAGATAACGAAAATATGTCCGACGGAAATCTGCAGCAGCTCGCTAACATGGATGTTTCGGATAATTTGAAGTACAGCACAGTTGATATTTACATCAAAGAACCTAAACTTCGCATCGCAGAAATCGTAGTGACCAACACAAAGAGCATCGACAATAAATATAAATTTAATTTCCTTTATGATGTGAAAAATGCTTTTGTAGAAGGCTTTTATCTGATTCAAAAACTGTTGGTGGGGCTTGTAACCATTTGGCCAATTATATTAATTGCAGGAATCGGATTTTACTTTTACCGAAAAAACAAATCTAACAATAGAATTCAGCAGACAAAAGAACATAATTCGGCATCCTAA